From a single Bombina bombina isolate aBomBom1 unplaced genomic scaffold, aBomBom1.pri scaffold_1432, whole genome shotgun sequence genomic region:
- the LOC128644537 gene encoding uncharacterized protein DDB_G0290685-like has protein sequence MGQGKWNRWQDNENTEEQDNKDIDEQKNTEEQENTEQQENTGEQENENTEEQDNENTEENDNENTNTEEQENKNAEEHENENTERTEEKDNKDTEEQDNENTEEQDNEDTEDQDNEDTEDQDNEDTEEQDNENTEENDNENTVEQGNEDTEEQGNKDTEEQNNENTEEQDNENTEEQDNYNTEEKDNKNTEEQGN, from the exons aTGGGGCAAGGAAAATGGAACAGATGGCAGGACAATGAGAATACAGAGGAGCAGGATAACAAGGATATAGATGAGCAGAAGAATACAGAGGAGCAGGAAAATACAGAGCAGCAGGAGAATACAGGGGAGCAGGAGAATGAGAATACAGAGGAGCAGGACAATGAAAATACTGAGGAGAATGACAATGAGAATACA AATACAGAGGAGCAGGAGAATAAGAATGCAGAGGAGCATGAGAATGAGAATACAGAGAGAACTGAGGAGAAGGACAACAAGGATACAGAGGAGCAGGACAATGAGAATACAGAGGAGCAGGACAATGAGGATACAGAGGATCAGGACAATGAGGATACAGAGGATCAGGACAATGAGGATACAGAGGAGCAGGACAACGAGAATACAGAGGAGAATGACAATGAGAATACAGTAGAGCAGGGCAATGAAGATACAGAAGAGCAGGGCAATAAGGATACAGAGGAGCAGAACAATGAGAATACAGAGGAGCAGGACAATGAAAATACAGAGGAACAGGACAATTACAATACAGAGGAGAAGgacaataaaaatacagaggaacaGGGCAATTAG
- the LOC128644534 gene encoding uncharacterized protein LOC128644534, with product TEEQDNDITVEQDNENTEEQENENTEEQDNENTVEKDNEDTEEQENENIVEQDNEDTEEQENENTEEQENDNTEEQDNENSEENDNENTVEQGNEDTEEQGNKDTEEQNNENTEEQDNENTEEQDN from the coding sequence ACAGAGGAGCAGGACAATGATATTACAGTGGAGCAGGACAATGAGAATACAGAGGAGCAGGAGAATGAGAATACAGAGGAGCAGGACAATGAGAATACAGTAGAGAAGGACAATGAAGATACAGAGGAGCAAGAGAATGAGAATATAGTAGAGCAGGACAATGAAGATACAGAGGAGCAAGAGAATGAGAATACAGAGGAGCAGGAGAATGATAATACAGAGGAACAGGACAATGAGAATTCTGAGGAGAATGACAATGAGAATACAGTAGAGCAGGGCAATGAAGATACAGAAGAGCAGGGCAATAAGGATACAGAGGAGCAGAACAATGAGAATACAGAGGAGCAGGACAATGAAAATACAGAGGAACAGGACAATTAG
- the LOC128644536 gene encoding glutamic acid-rich protein-like, with amino-acid sequence MKIQRSKIMRIQRSRRMIIQRNRTTRIQRSEQDNENTEEQDNENTEEQDNEDTEEQDNENTEEQDNEDTEEQDNEDTEEQDNENTEEQENENTEEQENDNTEEQDNDNTEEQDNKDTEEQDNEDTEERAGQ; translated from the coding sequence ATGAAGATACAGAGGAGCAAGATAATGAGAATACAGAGGAGCAGGAGAATGATAATACAGAGGAACAGGACAACCAGGATACAGAGGAGTGAGCAGGACAATGAGAATACAGAGGAGCAGGACAATGAGAATACAGAGGAGCAGGACAATGAGGATACAGAGGAGCAGGACAATGAGAATACAGAGGAGCAGGACAACGAGGATACAGAGGAGCAGGACAATGAGGATACAGAGGAACAGGACAATGAGAATACAGAGGAGCAGGAGAATGAAAATACAGAGGAGCAGGAGAATGATAACACAGAGGAACAGGACAATGATAATACAGAGGAGCAAGACAATAAGGATACAGAGGAGCAGGACAACGAGGATACAGAGGAGCGAGCAGGACAATGA